Part of the Candidatus Margulisiibacteriota bacterium genome is shown below.
CATTGCCGGGTATTTGTTGTATTTGCCGAACAAGTATGAACGCAGATCAATTATTGACCAGATTAACCCGAGGAGTGTGCCGATTAGAAATCCCACCATGATACCTTGCAGCCCGTATCCTAAAATCATCAATATCGCAGCGATTATTCTTTGAGAAATGTTAGTTATAACATTTAATACGGACATTGTTGTAAAGCTTTGGAAAGACTGATAAATGAGTATCATTCTATCAAAAATCGCATAGAAAAAACTATTAATAATTATCCAGTCAATATAGTTTGAGTATACAGGGGATTTTAAAAATATCATCGATATCTGATAGTCAAAAAGAATTCCGATCAAAGCGATAATAAATGTAGCAAGAGCAGAGATTGCTACGGTTATTTTGACAATGTCGGATATCTTTCCTTGTTCTTTTTTTGCTTGTAATTCTGGGATCAATCGAAGTGCCATCGTGTTCAATCCCAAACCTCCGACCAGACCCAGCAATGAGTAAAAAACGAACATAGCTGCGAATATACCTAGATCTGTCTGACTTAAATGTCGGGATGTATAAGCAATATAGCCTAGTGTAATGAACAGCAAGGCTATCTTTGTCGACAAATTAATAATGCTGTTTTTTGCTACGCTTTTTCCGGGTATTTTACTGGTAATGTAGCTTATCATAATTGAACTCCTCTAGAACGAGATGTGTAATGGTATGGATTTCCTATCCTTATGCGCCTGGTACGAATATATTTTTTGTGCCACTTCTTTGAAATAATAGCCTTTTTCCTTATGATTAATGTTAAATCTGCTATACATTTTATTCCCCGATGGGTCAATTTTGCATTCTGAATTTCTGATGTTATTTATTGCTTTATCTTTGTTTTGTCAAGGAATATGTATGCGAATCGTTAACAACCTAAAGAGGTAATCACGGTTACTTTGTTTGTTGGATTCTCAGAATTCGGGAAAAACTGTGATGAACTTAATCAGTAATTAATTCTTATCAAGAGCCTGGTTAAAATTCATTGTTGTGGATAGATACTCTCTATTCATGCTGCTGACAAGCGGCGGATTAACGATGCTGATAATTTGGAAGGTATCTTTTTCGTAGATATCTAATTTAAGAACAAGGTTTGACTTGTCACTGTTATCATTAAGTTTTCGATTAATCTCATCCTGCGTGATATTATTGATTTTAAGGTCTTTGGCTATAGTATCGAGATTAATTGCACCTTCCATCGATGCCCAGCCTGCACTTAGTTCCAGATATTTTTGAATGAAGACGGTGCAGACTCCATTTTTGTAACTATAATGAAGGATTCTTGGGCTTTTTTCGAACTCGAAGAAGCTGGGATAATAATCTGAATTGATTGATCCGTTATTAAGGAAACTTAGGTAATCATCTAACAATGGCGGCATAAAGATCCGTTTAAACCTATTGCCCATATATTCTTTGAACTTTTCATCGGTAGTATCAGAAAAATTGAAGCTTTTATAATTGCTGTAGAGTTGATAGTATTCTTTGACCGGAACAGGTAATCCTGTGTTGACATGTGTTTTGGCTTTAGTCTGTTTTTCCGTAATTTTGCTTGAATGCCAAATATAAAATGAAACCACAATGAGAAGAATGAAAGAAATCGCAATAAATGCTGTTACGTATTTGTTTTCCTTCATAACCGGAGATACTCCTTTTGATATTATATATGTTGCGAAATAATTGTTTAGTATAGTGTGCTTTTATTATAGGCTAGAAAAGTCTGTATATCAATAATATTGTATGGATGTAATATTAATATATAATCATATTTGACGCCTGAATCTTGGATGTGATAAAGTGCATGCCGTAAAATGTTATTCTGATGTCGAAGGCAAATTCCGCTGAAGCGTTTAAGGGTTTGCCCGTATAATGTCATTTGATCAGCAAGAAGCTAATGCTCGAAACCAGATATCGTCTTTTTATAACATAGTTGTCAGACAATATAACACAATGGCGCAGAAAAAAATGGAGATGGTCAAAATAGCTTTAAAAACTACAGAGATTGATTCCTTGAGCGGAAAGAATATTTGTGAATGGAGGTTGTCTCTATGAGATCTTATATTAAGGTTGGGTTTTGGTTTGTTTTTTTGTTATTACTGTTATTAGTACAGAGTTGTAATCCACGTCGGGCTGATACCTATGATGGACAGATTGAAGCTACTAAGATTAAGTTGTCATCGAAATTAATGGGCACGATTGCTTCGGTGACAGTCCATGAGGGCGATATCGTAGCAACCGGTCAAGTGCTGGTAACCATAGACACAGAGAATATTACAGTGCAACGTAAGCAGCAGCAAGAGAAAATCCAGGAATCTAACCTTAACGTGCAATCAACGAATGCCCAGATCAGACAAATTGAGGCACAACTTAACTACAACAAGGAACAGTTGGAAAAGACGGCAGCACTGGTTAAAGAAGGTGCTGCTACAACACAGCAACGTGATCAACTTTTGTCACAGGTAAAGTCACTTCAAGCTCAGGTCGATTCGTTGCGGGTCAATTATCGAATAGCTCTGAATAGGATACAGCAATCCAAAACTGCCATCGATCTAATTGATATACAGGTAGGGGACGCTATTGTCCGCTCGCCTATCAATGGAACGATAACGAACAAGTACCATAATGAAGGCGAGTTGGTTAATCCCGGGACACCCTTAGTTGAGCTTGCAGACCTTAGAAATATCGAGGTCCACATATATGTTCCACTTGAACAGTTGTCCGGGATAAAACTTGGGCAACCTGCCTACATACATGTTGATGGATTACCATCAACAATTACCGGGAACATATCTTGGATCGCCTCAGAAGCTGAATTTACCCCTAAAACTATTCTCACCAAAGAGACTCGTACCACGCTTGTTTATG
Proteins encoded:
- a CDS encoding secretion protein HlyD, with the translated sequence MEVVSMRSYIKVGFWFVFLLLLLLVQSCNPRRADTYDGQIEATKIKLSSKLMGTIASVTVHEGDIVATGQVLVTIDTENITVQRKQQQEKIQESNLNVQSTNAQIRQIEAQLNYNKEQLEKTAALVKEGAATTQQRDQLLSQVKSLQAQVDSLRVNYRIALNRIQQSKTAIDLIDIQVGDAIVRSPINGTITNKYHNEGELVNPGTPLVELADLRNIEVHIYVPLEQLSGIKLGQPAYIHVDGLPSTITGNISWIASEAEFTPKTILTKETRTTLVYEVKIDVINKSGILKIGMPVEVTIGRRDV